A region of the Cryptococcus neoformans var. neoformans B-3501A chromosome 6, whole genome shotgun sequence genome:
ATTGGCTGTGGTAGACTGAGTGCTgcgttgatgaagagagtAAAGTACAATTCATGTTTTGTCATTCCGAATTTGCTATTAtgctttttctctttacCTTGTTTGCTCTATATACGAGTTCTCATATTGGCCATTATGATGGCGTCGTGATCTGAATAAGTAGTAGGGAAGGGATACTTGACAATCTGCCCGCTATGAGTCAGAGTAGGGCGGTCTTAAAATGTTTTGAATGCTGTTGTGCTGACATGCAGCATGAATTCTCTCGTCAGTTATTGTCACATGTTTCTCCGCGCATCGCCCTACGTATGCCACGCCCCCACAGAGAATTTTGACTTCATGACACGACATCAAACAACTTTGCGGTGCAGCAGCAAATACTTGCTTGACTGCACCAAGTAGCGATATGTACTTCGTCCCAAACGAAACATAGTTATAGAGTATGTTACAAACTGCTACTATGGTTGTTTAGGGTTTGCGTATTACGTATTCTGTTAACTTTATCTCCTGCTGCCATCACGAGATGCGGGGTCATCTCGCGGTCCGGGTTAAATCTTATCTATCGGCACGCAGTAGTACGTATCGTGGGGTCAAGCGAGCCTGGTTTACCTCCTGCCAGTCGTTTTTCTGCTTCACACTTTGTCCACCTGATAAGTCAGAAGATCTAACAGCTCATTGCTCAATGCTCGACGCCCTACCAAACATAACAGGAGATCTTGAATATTCGATATATACGTATTTTGACTGTACGGCGACATGTACTCGGACCGACAatttctgcttcttcttgtctttcttttcttaTATTATACTGTAATTTTCGTTTTACCAGTTCATTTTTTCGACTGAATTTACCCCCAGGGTTACAACATGGGTAATGACATTGAAATGTGCGGCAAAGACTCGATCTCTACGGCAGTTGTAGAGCCCACGACGTTTCCGGTTTTGGGCACGAAGTTAGATGATGATATACCCAAATTCAGCGATCCCGAAAGAGACGCTGTCTTTGGTGAGCACAAAGAGGGACAGGTTAATTATAAATCCGTTGGAATGTGAGTGCATTGTAGCCCCAGGGGATCGACTAACTCCCATCAAAGGCTGAAGTCAGTTGTGTTGATGATTAAACTAACGATTGCTTTGGGCGTATTGGCCATGCCTCAAGCCCTTTTGGATGGTGAGCCCGCATTGCCCACATTATAAATTTCGTCCATTTATTGACTTCAGTCATTCTAGTTGGGGCTGTACCAGGAGTGATCAGTATGTCAAAAAGCTGCCTTTACCCATTCCGTGGAGACCTGTGCTAATCCGCACTCTCTCGCAGTTATCATTGCTGTGGCGTTGTTGACCACTTGGAGTGgccttgttgttggtcAGTTTAAGCGAAACCACCCTGAAGTATATTCGATGGATGGTGTGGGCTATGTTCTTGCAGGTATTTCTGATTATCCTCCCCACACTCTCACTGCTAATCTCTTGCGTCCGTCTGTTTAGGGAAATGGGGTCGAGaattcttctctttcatctaTCCACTTTTTATGGTTTTCGTATGTGGTTCCGGTTATGTCACGCTCTCTATTGCCTTTAATGCTATCACCAATCATGCCACATGTACCGTCGTCTGGACAGTGATCGTAAGTCATCCCGTTCAAGAAACTTTATATGTCCCAGGCTTATCTATCAATTGTTGTTGCAAGGGCATGGTCGTCACATTAGCATTGGCTTCTCTTCAAACCCTGAGCAAGGTGTCTGTTTTAGGGTGGATAGGTTTTTTCTCCATTATGTCCGCCATCCTTATTATCACCGTTGCCGTAGGAGTGGAAGAACGCCCAGAAGCTGCACCTTCGACTGGTTCCTGGGATAAGGACATTCACGCCTTCAGGTCTGATGGGACGTTTTTGAAGGGAATGGGGGCGGTATCTACAGTCGTGTTCGCTTACTGTGGCACACCCGCTTTTTTCAATGTAATCGGGGAGATGCGTGACCCAACACAATTTAA
Encoded here:
- a CDS encoding hypothetical protein (HMMPfam hit to Aa_trans, Transmembrane amino acid transporter protein, score: 61.2, E(): 2.8e-15), with the protein product MIKLTIALGVLAMPQALLDVGAVPGVIIIIAVALLTTWSGLVVGQFKRNHPEVYSMDGVGYVLAGKWGREFFSFIYPLFMVFVCGSGYVTLSIAFNAITNHATCTVVWTVIGMVVTLALASLQTLSKVSVLGWIGFFSIMSAILIITVAVGVEERPEAAPSTGSWDKDIHAFRSDGTFLKGMGAVSTVVFAYCGTPAFFNVIGEMRDPTQFNLALYSAQSICSAVYLTIGIVVYYYCGQYLSNPALGSAGILIKKIAYGVALPGLFVGCILFTHVGAKMVFVRVLRGSDHLTAPSFTHWAVWLGTVGTCVLIAFVLAESIPFFGDFVSLIGATLGTFLCFITEGWMWLHDNWGHRKIDKSLRFKSLVALNVFLIVMGIFIIITGTWASVVSIRDSYKNGMITSPFSCADNSS